CTCGCTGGCCATGAGCGGACTCCCTCGACACCGGACCGGGTCATGCAGCGGACGGCCGTGGCCGCGCGGTGACGGACACCACGCGGCGGACACCACCTCACTGTAGGCAGGGCCGCGACACCTCCCCAATGAGCACATACGCGCGATCGGTCACCCACTCGTGGGGGAATCCAGCGGGTTCTCACCCGAAGGAGTGATCGCCGAACTGCCATCTGTCGCAACGCGACAGCGTTTTGTAGCGTCTGACCTTCCAGGGGAAGGGGCCGTGATGAGCGCACAGTCGGAGTGGAGCGGGCGGGGTGCCTGCCGGGTCGTCGACCCGGACACCCTGTTCGTACAGGGCCAGGAGCAGAACCGGGCGAAGTCGGTGTGCCTGGGCTGCCAGGTGCGTACCGAGTGCCTGGCCCACGCCCTCGACAACCGCGAGGAGTTCGGTGTCTGGGGCGGTATGACGGAGCGTGAACGGCGGGCGCTGCTGCGGCGGAGACCGACCGTCACGTCCTGGCGGCGCCTGCTGGAGACGGCGCGCGACGAACACGAACACCCGGAGGACGACGCGACGTCACCGCTGCGCGCCAGCGGTTTCTAGAAGCCTGTCCGAGCAGACGGCCCGGTTCGTGCGGTTCTGACCCGCTTCACGCCGCCGACGGCCCGACCGCCGCCCGTCGGCGGCGGGTTGGAGCGTTAAAACGATTCGAACGTTCAAACCCTTGACCGACCCTTCGCGGGGGCGACACGATCTTCTGGCCGCCCACGCCGGGTGGGCGGCCGGAAGCACCGGAATTCCGTCTGTCCGATGTCGTGTCCACGAAGGGTCGGTACGTCCGTGTCCCCCCACTCGCTCCACCGCACAATCGCCTCAGCCGCAGCGGCCTTCGGTATCGCCGCGCTGTCCCTCGCCTTCACCTCCGGTCCGGCGCACGCCGCCGGGCCGGCCGAGCGCGCCGCCTCCACCCTCGCGGCCCCACCCGCGACCAGGGACTCGGGCAGCGCGTTCGTCAGCTTCACCAACAACAACGACGGCGGGGTCTACACCTGCGAGGTCACGATGCCCACCGGCATCGGACACGCCCCCACCGAGCCCCACCAGCTCTCCTGGCGTTCCGTCGTGGTCTGCGGCGTCGTCGTGCGCATGTACGGGGTCAGCCACTCGTACGTGTGGGGCAGCGACATCGCCTACTACCCGGGCAGTACGTACGACATCACCGGCACCATCGCCGAGACCGTGGGCCGGGTCAATGTGCCTCCGGGGGCCTGGGGTCTGAACAGCAACGTCATCATCTTCACCCCGGCCGGCTACACGGCCACCCCGGGCGCGGGCTGCGCGGCCGTGGCCGCCGACCAGACCAAGTGCACCGCCACCGCGGGTCCGATCATGGTCAGCTGAGTCGCCGGCCGGCCTTCGGCGGGCGCCTGTTCGGTGCTTCGGCCCGTCAGGCGCCCGCTCAGACCGGGGCGGGTTCCCGCAGGCGGCCCAGCAGTTGATCACCGATGCGGGCGACCTCGGGCAGATAGGGGGTGTCGGAGAGAACGAAGTGGGTGATGCCGAGCGCGCGGTACGCGCGCAGCGCGGCGGCCACGTCGTCCGGCGAGCCGACCAGCCAGGTGGTTCCGGCCCCGCCCCCGCCCACCCGGCCGGGGGCGGTGTAGAGGCAGGAGTCCAGCACCTCGCCGCGCTCCGCGAGGTCGTGCAGCCGCCGCTGCCCGACGGCCTGGCGCCGTCCGGCGCCCAGGGTCGTGTCGGGTGTGCCGGCCAGCTGGGCCACCTTGGCCTCCGCGTCGCGCCACGCCTCCTCGGTCGTGTCGCGGACCAGTGTCGTCACCCGCAGCCCGAACTCCAGCGGGGCGTGGGCGCGGCCCAGGGACTCGCTCAACTCCTTCAGGCGGCCGACGCGTTCGGCCACGCCGTCGAGCGGTTCGCCCCAGAACAGCTGGACGTCGGCCTCGGTGGCCGCGACGGCCTCCGCCGCCGCCGAGGCGCCGCCGAAGTAGAGCCTCGGGGTGCGACCGTGTTCGGCGCCGTGGGGGCGCGGGTTCACCGTCGAGTCCTCGACGGTGAAGAACTCGCCCCGGTGGGTGACCGACTCCTCGGTCCAGAGCCGGCGGACGAGCTGGAGGAACTCCCGGGTGCGGTCGTAGCGTCGGGCCGGGTCGCTCTCCCCGTCGCCGTACGCCGCCGGGTTGTCGAGTCCGCTGACGATGTTGACGAGCAGGCGCCCGCCGCTGAGCCGGTCGAGGGTGGCGGCGGAGCTCGCGAAGTGGGCCGGCTGCCAGTAACCGGGCCGGATCGCCACCAGCGGCTTGAACGTCGTCGTGCGGGCCGCGAGGGCGGTGGCGACGGTGAAGGTGTCCGGCCGGCCCCACCCCGTGCCGATGAGGGCCCCGCCCCAGCCGTGGTCCTCCGCCGCGCGGGCGATCTCGGTGGAGAAGCCGAGGGTGCCCCATCCGTCGGTCGTGTCGTCACCGCGATGGCCGGGCTCGACCGTGTTGGGGATGTACCAGAGATATTCGTCGCTCATGTCTGTCACGACTCCGATTCGCTGTCGGGCGCCGGCCGATCCGCTGGGATCCGCTCGGCTCCACTCGGACGCGGGCGTACCGGTCGGCGACACCGAATCGGACGATTCCGGGGCCGCTTTCCGGAGGAAGGAAGAAGGAAGGGAGGAGAAGGGAAGAACGAGGGAAATTGCATGACGACACGAGAAGCCCGGACAGGAATTCCCTCGTGGGTGTCCCCCGTGGTGCCGACCGTGGTCCGACCGGCTGCGGCGAAAGGAATCGGTGCGCGCGCAAGGAATATGACGGC
Above is a window of Streptomyces sp. NBC_01498 DNA encoding:
- a CDS encoding WhiB family transcriptional regulator translates to MSAQSEWSGRGACRVVDPDTLFVQGQEQNRAKSVCLGCQVRTECLAHALDNREEFGVWGGMTERERRALLRRRPTVTSWRRLLETARDEHEHPEDDATSPLRASGF
- a CDS encoding LLM class flavin-dependent oxidoreductase is translated as MSDEYLWYIPNTVEPGHRGDDTTDGWGTLGFSTEIARAAEDHGWGGALIGTGWGRPDTFTVATALAARTTTFKPLVAIRPGYWQPAHFASSAATLDRLSGGRLLVNIVSGLDNPAAYGDGESDPARRYDRTREFLQLVRRLWTEESVTHRGEFFTVEDSTVNPRPHGAEHGRTPRLYFGGASAAAEAVAATEADVQLFWGEPLDGVAERVGRLKELSESLGRAHAPLEFGLRVTTLVRDTTEEAWRDAEAKVAQLAGTPDTTLGAGRRQAVGQRRLHDLAERGEVLDSCLYTAPGRVGGGGAGTTWLVGSPDDVAAALRAYRALGITHFVLSDTPYLPEVARIGDQLLGRLREPAPV